A window of Variovorax sp. HW608 genomic DNA:
TGATGAGCGTGAGTTTCCAGTTGAGGTAGAGCAGGTAGATCACGAGCGCGATCAGGGTGAGCCCATCGCGCGACAGCCCCAGCAGGGCCTGTATCAGCAGCATTCCGCCGGTCTGTACTTCGTAGATGACCGTGTTGGACAAGGTGCTGGCCGAGTGGCGCGAGAACAGGGCGAGCTCCGCCGCCATGAGTTTCTGGAAGAGCATGCGCCGCAGCCGTTGCATGCCTTCATTGGCGATGCGCGAGAGCGCATATTGCGAGACGAACTGGGCGAGTCCGCGCACTGCGAAGAGCGAAATCATCGCGGCCGGCACCATCCAGAGCTGGAGCTGGCCTTTGGTGAAGCCTCGATCGAGCAGGGGCTTCGTGAGGGCGGGCATGAGCGCTTCGGTCAGCGCGGCGATGCTGGCGGTGAGGAATCCGATTGCCCACCATTGGCGCGAGCCGCCGAACCAGGTCATCAGTCGCGCGAGTCGGCGCGTCAAGGGGGGCCGCGCATCGTCGGCGGCGGGGGAGGGCTGCATGGCGGCGCATTCTACGTTCGCGCCTTCCGTGTAGGACCGGACCGGTTCTTGTACACGTTTTGTGACTCGGGCCGCATCGCAATGTGTACCATGTGGCCCCGTCAGGTCCGAGGCGGGAAACTTATTCCTCGGAAATCTCTCCGAACCGCATGAAAAAGCCGTTGCAAGACTTCTCCCCAACCCCTTCTTCATCGTTCTTCGTTCGCCGCGCCTTGATTGCGGCTCTCGCTGCCTCCCCCGCACTTCCCGCGCTCGCCCAGTTTCGGGTCGAGGTGTCGGGTGTGGGGTTGACGCAGTTGCCCATCGCACTCGTTCCTTTCAAGGGTGAGGAGAGCTCGCCCCAGAAGATCTCCGCCATCGTGCAGGCCGACCTCGAACGAAGCGGCCAGTTCCGTGGCGTCGACGCCTCGGGCCAGGCGCTCGATGAGACCTCCCGTCCCGACCTGAGCCTCTGGCGCCAGCGCACGGCCGATTCCGTGGTGGCCGGCAGCGTGACGCGTCTTCCCGATGGTCGCTACGAAGTGCGCTTCCGTCTCTGGGACGTGGTTCGCGGCCAGGATCTCGGCGGTCAGAGCTACACCGTGCCGCAGGGCGACCTGCGTCTCGCTTCGCACCGGATCGCCGACTACGTCTACGAGAAGCTCACCGGCGAGAAGGGCATCTTCTCGACGCGCATCGCCTACGTCACCAAGGGCGGCAGCCGCTACAACCTGTGGGTGGCCGACGCCGATGGCGAAAACGCGCAGGCCGCGCTCGCGAGCCCGGAGCCGATCATCTCGCCGCGCTGGTCTTCCAACGGAACGCAGCTCGCCTATGTGTCCTTCGAGTCGCGCAAGCCGGTGGTCTACGTGCACAACGTCGCAAGCGGCCAGCGCCGGCTGGTCGCCAATTTCCGCGGCTCCAACAGCGCGCCTGCGTGGGCGCCCGATGGCAATACGCTGGCCGTCACCCTGAGCCGCGACGGCGGCTCGCAGCTCTACACGATCTCGTCCGGCGGCGGCGAGCCACGCCGGCTCACGCAGAGCAACAGCATCGACACCGAGCCGGTGTACTCGGCGGACGGAAGCACGATCTACTTCGTGAGCGATCGCGGCGGCGCGCCTCAGATCTACAAGATGAGCGCCGGCGGCGGCAACCCGACCCGCGTCACCTTCAGCGGCTCTTACAACATCTCTCCATCCGTCAGCGGCGATGGACGGTGGTTGGCCTACATTTCGCGCATCAATGGCGGGTTCAAGCTTCACGTGATGGACTTGCAGAGCGGGAACGTGCAGGCCATCACCGACACCACCGCCGACGAGCGCCCCAGTTTTGCTCCCAACAGCAAGTTGATCGTGTACGCCACGAAGCTTCAGGGCCGCGAGGCCCTGATGACAACGACGCTCGACGGAAAGATAAAAGCCCGCCTCGCGGGACAGGCTGGAGACATCCGTGAACCGGACTGGGGTCCGTTTCAAAAGCAATGACTAACTTGAGGAGTTCGAAATGTTGAAACGTACGATTTATTCGCTGGCCATCGTCGCCCTGATCGCAGGCTGCTCGTCGGGCACCAAGCTCAACGAGACGCCGGTGGTGGACCGCGGTGGCCAGGGCTCGGGTGGGGCGGCCAGCGGCGTCGCACCGGTCTCGATCGACCAGAGCGCGCAAACCGCACAGGGTCCGGTCGGTGTGGCACGGATCGTCTATTTCGACTTCGACAGCTACACCGTCAAGCCCGAATTCCAGTCGCTGATCGACGGCCACGCCCGCTTCCTGAAGGCCAATCCCCAGCGCCGCATCTCGATCGAAGGTCACACCGACGAACGCGGCGGCCGCGAGTACAACCTCGCGCTCGGCCAGAAGCGTTCCGAAGCCGTGCGCCGTGCGCTGGTGCTGCTCGGCGTGTCCGACAGCCAGATCGAGGCCGTGAGCTTCGGCAAGGAAAAGCCGGCGGTGCAGGGCACGGGTGAGGAAGTCTGGGCGCAGAACCGCCGCGCCGAGATCACCTACCGCTGATGATGCGCGGTGCTCTCTTGCGAGGCGCTGCCCTCGCAGCCGCATTGCTTTGCGCCTCCCTCGGCGCGCAGGCCGCGCTGTTCGAGGACGACGAGGCGCGACGCGCGATTCTCGACCTGCGGCAGCGGGTCGAGACCATCCGCACGCAAAGCGCCGAGGAAAACGCGCAGCTGCGCCGCAGCCTGCTCGATCTGCAGAACCAGATCGAGCAGATGCGCGGCGACCTGGCCCGCATGACCGGGCAGAACGAGCAGCTCACGAAGTCGCTCTCGGAGATGCAGCAGCGTCAGACCGAAGTCGATACCCAGCTCAAGAAGAACGAGCCCTCGAAAGTCTCGATCGACGGTCGCGAGTTCAATGCCGATCCGCGCGAGAAGGCCGACTTCGATGCGGCGCTGGGCATCTTCCGCGCGGGGCAGTTCGCGCAGGCGCAAACCGCTTTCGCCGATTTCGTGAAGCGCTATCCGCAGAGCGGCTACAACGCTTCGGCGCTGTTCTGGCTCGGCAACGCCCAGTACGCGACCCGCAACTACAACGAGGCCATCGCGAACTTCCGTTCGATGCTCTCGCTGGCGCCCGACCATGCGAAGGCGCCGGAGGCGGTGCTGTCGATCGCAAACTGCCAGATCGAGCTGAAGGACACGCGCGCAGCGCGGCGCACGCTCGAAGACCTGACGAAGGCCTATCCGCAGTCCGAGGCCGCACAGGCCGGACGCGAGCGGCTTTCGCGGCTGCGCTGAGCGCGGCCGTCCATCGCGCCCGATCATGATGCCGGCCGTAGCTGCAGACGATGCGGATCTGGCTCGCCGCTTCGGCGGGCTGGAGCGCCTCTATGGCGTCTCGGGCGCGGCTGCGATACGGGCCTCGCATGTGATGGTCGCCGGCATCGGCGGCGTCGGTTCATGGGCCGCGGAGGCGCTCGCGCGCAGCGGGGTGGGACGGCTGACCCTGATCGACCTCGACCACATCGCCGAATCCAACATCAACCGCCAGATCCATGCACTCGACGCCACGATCGGCCAGGCCAAGGTCGAAGCGATGCGGGAGCGCATCGCCCAGATCAACCCGTCGTGCGAGGTGCTGGCCATCGACGATTTCGTCGAGCCGGGCAACTGGCAGACCTTGCTTGCCGCTGCGCACGAAGCGAATGGGGCACCGACGGCGCTCATCGATGCCTGCGACCAGGTGCGGGCCAAGGTCGCGATGGCGGCGTGGGCGCGCGCCACGAAGGCTGATTTCATCACCGCGGGCGCGGCGGGCGGCAAGCGACTGGCGCACAAGGTCGACATCGACGACCTTGCGCTGGTGACGCACGACCCCTTGCTCGCGCAGTTGCGTCAACGTCTGCGCAAGGAGCACGGAGCGCCGCGCGAAGGCCGCAAGATCGGCATCGCCTGCGTCTTCAGCCGCGAGAGCGTGGCGCCGCCCGACGCCTCGTGCGCGGTCGAAGGCGACGGGTCGCTCAACTGTCACGGCTACGGGTCGGTCGTGAGCGTGACGGCGACTTTCGGTCAATGTGCAGCGGGCTGGGTGCTGGACCGGATTGCCCGAAACACCACGCTATAATTTCTGGCTTTGCCGGATTCGACGCCGGCAAAGATGCCTGAACAGGTAGGGGACGTTAGCTCAGTTGGTAGAGCAGCGGACTTTTAATCCGTTGGTCACTGGTTCGAATCCAGTACGTCCTACCATTCACTCTTCCTCTGAGGGACACGCCAGGCCCGCTGCCAAAACGGTAGTGGGCCTCGTTGTTTGGGGCGTGACTCATCAGATACTCATCACTAGGGCATGCAACGGTCCAAGG
This region includes:
- the tolB gene encoding Tol-Pal system beta propeller repeat protein TolB, encoding MKKPLQDFSPTPSSSFFVRRALIAALAASPALPALAQFRVEVSGVGLTQLPIALVPFKGEESSPQKISAIVQADLERSGQFRGVDASGQALDETSRPDLSLWRQRTADSVVAGSVTRLPDGRYEVRFRLWDVVRGQDLGGQSYTVPQGDLRLASHRIADYVYEKLTGEKGIFSTRIAYVTKGGSRYNLWVADADGENAQAALASPEPIISPRWSSNGTQLAYVSFESRKPVVYVHNVASGQRRLVANFRGSNSAPAWAPDGNTLAVTLSRDGGSQLYTISSGGGEPRRLTQSNSIDTEPVYSADGSTIYFVSDRGGAPQIYKMSAGGGNPTRVTFSGSYNISPSVSGDGRWLAYISRINGGFKLHVMDLQSGNVQAITDTTADERPSFAPNSKLIVYATKLQGREALMTTTLDGKIKARLAGQAGDIREPDWGPFQKQ
- the pal gene encoding peptidoglycan-associated lipoprotein Pal; the encoded protein is MLKRTIYSLAIVALIAGCSSGTKLNETPVVDRGGQGSGGAASGVAPVSIDQSAQTAQGPVGVARIVYFDFDSYTVKPEFQSLIDGHARFLKANPQRRISIEGHTDERGGREYNLALGQKRSEAVRRALVLLGVSDSQIEAVSFGKEKPAVQGTGEEVWAQNRRAEITYR
- the ybgF gene encoding tol-pal system protein YbgF encodes the protein MRGALLRGAALAAALLCASLGAQAALFEDDEARRAILDLRQRVETIRTQSAEENAQLRRSLLDLQNQIEQMRGDLARMTGQNEQLTKSLSEMQQRQTEVDTQLKKNEPSKVSIDGREFNADPREKADFDAALGIFRAGQFAQAQTAFADFVKRYPQSGYNASALFWLGNAQYATRNYNEAIANFRSMLSLAPDHAKAPEAVLSIANCQIELKDTRAARRTLEDLTKAYPQSEAAQAGRERLSRLR
- a CDS encoding tRNA threonylcarbamoyladenosine dehydratase; amino-acid sequence: MMPAVAADDADLARRFGGLERLYGVSGAAAIRASHVMVAGIGGVGSWAAEALARSGVGRLTLIDLDHIAESNINRQIHALDATIGQAKVEAMRERIAQINPSCEVLAIDDFVEPGNWQTLLAAAHEANGAPTALIDACDQVRAKVAMAAWARATKADFITAGAAGGKRLAHKVDIDDLALVTHDPLLAQLRQRLRKEHGAPREGRKIGIACVFSRESVAPPDASCAVEGDGSLNCHGYGSVVSVTATFGQCAAGWVLDRIARNTTL